One Pecten maximus chromosome 7, xPecMax1.1, whole genome shotgun sequence genomic window carries:
- the LOC117331040 gene encoding uncharacterized protein LOC117331040 produces MADRKPSDGLEYITNNTAYGTTTTSPEIPDPTPGPDGVEYDEISCETAAQPEIKADEAHSYCYAAYDNVKHPYAPDRRSALISSDDNSYFVLGKETQQGDRHEQAQPALTQQQAEQEQLHHKQESYFVLEKSGSRFNIAGKDVDESADYFVVERAVDECNSRGEGNGAEEITSKYIVYSGKSDDHYLQVEKCIVVETEHSETTSDGTSNTLHVTVNNHSSNGDYFVLDNDGPDVPKQTEVNIDGEVDDEAGIQTDTKVGGHGETGAKYGINVSGIIKEETDYYDHVKIGHVQTNGFDDGIYDQLRKQHVRCEIEEVDNDYDHC; encoded by the exons ATGGC AGATAGAAAACCTTCAGATGGATTAGAATATATCACAAACAATACTGCATATGGTACGACTACGACATCTCCTGAG ATTCCTGATCCAACGCCTGGACCAGACGGTGTCGAGTATGATGAGATATCCTGTGAAACTGCAGCCCAGCCGGAAATCAAGGCAGATGAGGCTCACTCCTATTGCTATGCTGCCTATGATAATGTTAAACATCCTTATGCTCCTGATCGCCGAAGCGCTTTGATTTCCTCCGACGATAACAGCTATTTTGTGTTGGGAAAGGAAACACAACAAGGAGACAGACATGAGCAAGCACAACCAGCCTTGACCCAACAGCAGGCGGAACAAGAACAACTCCACCACAAACAGGAAAGCtattttgttttagaaaaaTCAGGATCTCGCTTTAACATCGCAGGTAAAGATGTAGATGAATCTGCCGACTACTTTGTTGTAGAAAGGGCGGTAGATGAATGTAACTCAAGAGGGGAAGGAAATGGTGCAGAAGAAATTACGAGTAAATACATTGTCTATTCTGGCAAGTCAGACGACCATTATTTGCAGgttgaaaaatgtattgttGTGGAAACCGAACATAGTGAAACGACATCAGATGGAACTTCCAACACTTTACATGTAACGGTAAACAATCACAGTAGCAATGGCGACTATTTTGTCCTAGATAATGATGGTCCAGATGTTCCAAAACAGACTGAGGTTAACATCGACGGTGAAGTTGACGATGAGGCTGGAATACAAACAGATACAAAAGTTGGAGGTCACGGAGAGACTGGAGCAAAATATGGGATTAACGTCTCAGGGATAATAAAAGAGGAAACGGATTACTATGATCATGTGAAAATAGGTCATGTTCAAACTAATGGCTTTGACGATGGAATTTATGATCAATTACGAAAACAACATGTGCGATGCGAAATCGAAGAAGTAGACAATGATTACGATCATTGTTAG